The stretch of DNA AAATGCCGTCGTTCATCCTGTCGGACGGATCGAGTGATGGCCATAACCCAACGGCCAGCGATTATTTGCtcaatcgtcgtcgtcgtcgtcaaagtTTCAAGGTCTCACGTGAATTTCGATCCCGCGCCATTtcgcgtgaaaataaaaaacacgcACAGAAAAACAGCCCGGCGTGAATTTTagacttttaatagttttGTGAATGCGATGgcccttttatattttcttagaCGCCAAAGAATTTTTGGCGTCGCTTTTTTATTAGACGCGGAATCATTTGCAGTAAACAATTGTGGCGCGCTGGCCGCGAGTCTATTTTCACGATGCCCCCCGGCATTCACGCCACCAACCAATGAAGGTGACTCATCCTTTTTCCCGACTCCCATCTACCGATGAAATCCTTAACTTCTTTGATCGACGACCCAAATTAAATGAGTATTAGTACAACAATTGTTACTTATAGGACCGATTCAATGTCCATTGCAAGGGAAACAAGTGACAGAGTCCAGCTGATTCTTTCCATCAGTCGACTGTGCTACAATATGGGGCCGTCTAGAATAAATGTGTccatcaaaatttcaaaagagagaTTAGACAAATGGCTTATTTGGTTTCCGGTTCGTCTCCGACTACCAAAAGGGGGGGGTGGGAAAGATGATGACTCAATGCAACCCATGGAATGCAACCACACTGGAAAACACTTGAAggggaaaatataaaacagcACTCGTCGAATTCCTCCTAGATGGCCATCGATTGTGTCCATATCTGTAAAAGCTGATATAGAGCTATAGCTATATACAAGGCTATTGGGGCTACATGTTGGAGGCTATCTGCTGTCAGGAAGTTGAGTCATAAATATCTCCAATGGGCTGATGGGTTCTCATTTGATTAAGCTCCATCTGCACATTTCAATCGCTTTAGTTTTCTAGGAAATGCATCAACAGTCGCCATTATAGACTCGACATTAATTCGTGTATTATTATTGCCGCcagaaaacaatcaaacatttaGAATTCAACAACATCTATTATATAAGAGATCATCACCCAACccattttcagtttcactCACGCCGGAAGTGGCGGACGCAGGTGACGTCACCAAACGTCATCGTCTGTCCAGCAGAAATAATATGACAAATTATACACTCGTTATACCTTATGAACCGAttatagaaatttgaatttgttaagTATAATTTTATATACCATGTTCCAATCATCTCCGTCAAATTCGTGCACCATGACGGCCTCGCAGCTGCGGTTATTGccccaaatttctttttgaattaatttcattttgccgCCTTCCTCTTCCACGGTGAACAAATCCTGTCAATCATTAAATGTACGTTCaatcattcttatttttctataataTAGTGAGTTATTATATCATCTGACATTGACGTGACGTCCGTCTATCGTGACCCGCTTCATTTCGACGCCGAGCCGGAACTTGAAATCGGAATCTTTGCTGATTCCCGTCACCTGGACGTTCcattggccgtcgtcgtcgatccgACAGTCGACCAGGGGCACCTGACTGATGGCGATGGCCCGTTTGGCCATGCTCAACCCTGTCCATCAAAcgcaattttcaattattatttattaattcaaagaTGATGCAACTTACCGATGGCTCTGAGGAATTCTTCGTAATTGATTTGTCCGACTAGTCGATACTTGCCGACGACTTGAGCCATGAAATCCGTTTGCTTTTGCTGCTCGTGTTGATTATTGTCGTCCATTCTACTGAGATTGATGGCCTATGTGGTGCTGGCGATAATTATTGGCTTGTACGTAACCGCAGCACACCGCCAGTCAAGTGTGTCGATGGAGCAGTTGGGCGTTATCAACTGGGCCATTCCCCTGTTACGTGTCTATGATTTATATATCCAGCATTAGCCCCGACCATCAGCGCACATCCAGCACCGATGAAATAGACGACGCCAGTGCTGCTCAGGCACCTCTGCTGTGTTGTTTAGCAACAACAAGATAACCTCACGTATATACTATTCTATACAACtctgcaacaacaaacaacaacagaacaCACACGGGACAGCAGTTTCCGGTGGCAACGGCCCGTCTTCCTTGCGACTACATCATTATCTATTGATGAGAgcgccggcc from Daphnia pulex isolate KAP4 chromosome 4, ASM2113471v1 encodes:
- the LOC124193283 gene encoding 14 kDa fatty acid-binding protein-like produces the protein MDDNNQHEQQKQTDFMAQVVGKYRLVGQINYEEFLRAIGLSMAKRAIAISQVPLVDCRIDDDGQWNVQVTGISKDSDFKFRLGVEMKRVTIDGRHVNDLFTVEEEGGKMKLIQKEIWGNNRSCEAVMVHEFDGDDWNMTMTFGDVTCVRHFRRE